GCCACAAGCCGTAACCAGAGACTCAGAACAAAAGAAAATACTCAGTCCATTTTCCTGGAACTTCCGGGTGTTGGCGAAAAGCGTGCATTGCAGTTACAGCGCCAGTTTATGACATTGGAGGCCCTTGCCGCTGCCGAAGAAAGTGCTATTGCTCAGTGTCTGCACGTAAAGGCTGCTGAAGCTGCCGACATTCTCCTTAAGGCCCGTGACCTCAACGCCCAGCGCAAAGAGAAAAAAGATTTACAGAGATTATCGCTCGGCGCCGCCGGCACTACAAAAGAAAAAGCAGCAGAGGCAAGCTATATTGCTGATCTTGCAAGCCAGGCTCTGGCCGCCGCCGAGACCCCGCCCGACTACGGTTCCTTAGCGGAGTCAAAGGATTAAGGAATATCCTCAACAACCTGTTTAGGCGGCTGCTCAAGTAATTCCGGATTTTTAAGATATTTGTGTAATTCGTGCAGGGCTTCTGAATAATACTGTCCGTCACAAATTCTATCATCAGTTGTAATTACATAATCCAGGAAATGCTTTTTGGTAATTGTTCCATCACGTTTAATTACATTCTCATGCCGATTAGTTGCGAATGTAATTATCATTGGAACATTTCCAAAATTGTACAGATGATGGAATACAGAAGGTATTCCCAGAGATCCCATAGAAGACATTACCAGTGAACCATGGAAAGGACTCATATCCAGAAGTGACTGAGGAATATGTCCATTATAATCAAGATGATAAAGAAACTTCATCATTAAACGCAAAATCCAGCGTGGAAGCTTAAAAATCAAACGAAGGAATTTATCCATGTCGCTTGCATCTTCAGGATCTGTCTGCTGCTGATATTCGGTTATTTTATCATGCATCTGTTTATAAACATCATTGATTGTATCTTCCGGCTTAAAGAAGAACTTTATCATGGTCTCAGGAGCATTCATTGTAAGAGCTTTCTTTACTGCCATGCTCACTTCAATATTGTTTCTTGCATAAACACGATAACCATTAAC
The Treponema bryantii DNA segment above includes these coding regions:
- a CDS encoding 2-oxo acid dehydrogenase subunit E2, encoding MPYKRRRGDRKDGRLIRSMEPMSIFALYVMETRNDANNYISDGVELDAIESYIHKKRQEGFDGFNVMYVFAAAYVRTVSQKPGINRFVNGYRVYARNNIEVSMAVKKALTMNAPETMIKFFFKPEDTINDVYKQMHDKITEYQQQTDPEDASDMDKFLRLIFKLPRWILRLMMKFLYHLDYNGHIPQSLLDMSPFHGSLVMSSMGSLGIPSVFHHLYNFGNVPMIITFATNRHENVIKRDGTITKKHFLDYVITTDDRICDGQYYSEALHELHKYLKNPELLEQPPKQVVEDIP